The Fulvia fulva chromosome 13, complete sequence genome window below encodes:
- a CDS encoding Putative sterigmatocystin biosynthesis protein stcT encodes MSFGTVYTRDGNPRTVSIRAIAAADNLDISYQFVQGAKEAGAEYLALNPLGKVPTLVRSDGFVLTETLAINLYLAQQNPKTTLLGSSLEEYATIIRWMSFVNNDVYDVLGGWFLPLIGRRPYVKESVLEHIELTEKRLRMIENQLGKSRYLAGEKLTLADLFVCGLLAAGFQCFFGREWRESHPEFTRWSRDVYHQEIYQMALAPEKRGKLFEIEVALPNEPFEDPTKFAR; translated from the exons ATGTCCTTCGGCACAGTCTACACCCGCGAT GGCAACCCCCGCACCGTCTCCATCCGCGCCATAGCCGCGGCCGACAACCTCGACATAAGCTACCAATTCGTGCAAGGCGCCAAAGAAGCCGGCGCCGAATACCTCGCCCTCAACCCCTTAGGCAAGGTCCCCACCTTAGTCCGCAGCGACGGCTTCGTCCTGACCGAAACACTCGCCATAAACTTGTACCTCGCGCAGCAGAATCCCAAGACAACCCTGCTCGGCTCGTCGCTAGAGGAGTACGCCACGATAATCCGGTGGATGTCATTCGTCAACAACGACGTATACGACGTGCTCGGGGGCTGGTTCCTCCCATTAATTGGGCGGAGGCCGTATGTGAAGGAGAGTGTGCTGGAGCATATCGAGTTGACCGAGAAGAGGTTGCGGATGATTGAGAATCAGCTGGGGAAGAGTCGGTATTTGGCGGGGGAGAAGTTGACGCTGGCGGATCTGTTTGTGTGTGGGTTGTTGGCGGCGGGGTTTCAGTGCTTTTTTGGGAGGGAGTGGAGGGAGAGTCATCCGGAGTTTACGAGGTGGTCGAGGGATGTTTATCATCAGGAGATTTATCAGATGGCGTTGGCGCCGGAGAAGAGGGGGAAGTTGTTTGAGATTGAGGTGGCGTTGCCGAATGAGCCGTTTGAGGATCCGACGAAGTTTGCGAGGTAG